ccggtaggtagccgtgttggtctgagtcgaaacaaaataaaaaaattccttcagtagcaccttaaagaccaactaagtttttattttggtatgagcattcgtgtgcatgcacacttcttcagatgagtaAGTGCCCCATTTTCCCTCCAGTGCAAAGAAGACTAGCTTTCTGAAATGTCAGTAAGATCAAGTCTGTAAGCCTACTGCTGCGCACAGTACTTCTTATTGCTGGATGTTTCGAATGAAGTAATTATAATTCCTAAATTGCACTGTGAGACTGAGAAAGAAGAATGTAACTAATTTCCTCACGGCTTTAAATGAAGACAGTGGCTGATACGGAAGAGCTCTCTACAGTGCAGTCATGTTTTGTATCTGCTGCTTGGCACtatattttccttgaagcagAATTGTAGCTCAGACACTGCAGAGGGTATCGGGATCTGAAAGAGCAGTGGTGCTTGGAATTTAGTCCTCCCAGGAACCGCCAATCTGTCAGTCCTCAGGCACCGCGGAGCACATGATGACagtgaggagagaggaggaagggggcaccTCAATACTCTTGGCTACCACTGCTGTCCTGTATGAAGATAAGGAAATAAATGGACAAGCATAGTTCTTTGAAAACAAGTGGGAAAACAGGCATTTATTTCCCAAGGCCTTtggaaataaaatgtttaattttttggaaacaaaattggtgcacttccaggttgttACCCATTGTAAAATGACTGAACAGCAATCTTTCAAGGTTAAGAAAATGGTGATGAATTGTATTTGCGATCTCTTAATGTGAGAGAAAGTACAGAAAGTCGGTCAAGGAACAGTAATGAGTTGCACAGCCTTCTTCATTCCAGTTTTGCAACCTTCCAGAATGCTTTCCATCCTTTATGCCATGCTAACTTTGGGAGAGATCCAACATCATGCCAATGGATACAACAGGACATTCCCTTTGTCTCCTCCCAACCTGCACCCCCCATCTACGCCAGcgggtcccccaaccctccaaagtAGATATTAGGGGTGTGAGGGACACTCCAGGCAGGGAGGGCAATGAGTCATTTCCTTATACAAAAAGTCATCCATAGTCAAAGACTACGTGGTTATCACTTTCTGCCCTTTTCCTATCCTAATTCTCTGTGCCAAAACAGAAAcagcaagaagaaaagaaatctgtAGGTAAAACACTATGTAGGTAAGAATAATCATTTGAATTTTCAAGACTGGTTACTGAAGGCACAAACTTACGGCATCATAAAATTAGGTGGGCTTGAGGGGGAAATTATATGTAGGTGTCTGTTTATATGAATAGCACCTGtatctgattttaaaaatacaatgcaaagATTCAGTAGGCCTGTTTATAATTTCTGTCTGAGGCTAGAAAACAGACTTTCATGGCTTTGAGAATTTCAGAATGTAACAATTACTGTTTAATAATCAATTACCAAAGTAGACCAAGCAATTGCTTATACAACAATTACTGACAGcccttacattttattttttccaaaatataaattcTAATGTAGGAATATGATTCAGATTGATTTGACTTAAATTATAGACATTGCGACATTAATATACAATACTAATCTCCTACGGAGACataagaaaacaagcttgataTAGTAGAAttcttgacctttttttttttttgcaatctctTACACACTTTCCCAAGATGGACTAAATGCAAATGTTTTAAGAACTGGGATCAGTCTTCTTGAATTTCAGTTATCTTCCGCCGTATCTTTTTCATGTCTTGCTTGAACTTTTCTTCTTCGAGTTTAAGCTTTGTTGTCTGTATTTGTTTAAGTGCATTGAGCGAGTCACGGATTGACTGAAATCCTGGTAAATAGCAAGCATGGTTAGGGTGAAAAAAACTtgttttaataacacatttttctttttataaaagctACTGAACAACCATTTACCTACATACTACCTGTGCTAAAGTTTGCTGAATTAAATCAGTTTCATCTCTTCCAATGAAAGTGCAATAATAATTACTTTCAAACTCTTTGTTGGAGGATATGACCCTACCTAATTTTTTCTTATGTGCTGTGAGCAAAATTGCAAATTTAAGGCCAGGAGTAGCCaatatggtcccccccccccagatgtttcagactcccttgggaggttgtggactctctttcagtggagttttaaaagcagcagttggatgaccatctgtcacgaatgcttcagttgagattcctgcatttcagggggttggactagatgaccttcggggttcctcccaactctacaattctatgaactacCATCAGCCCaggccagcatagccaatagccAGGAATCGTGGTGGGATGTGtggagtccaaagcatctggaaggcagcatGCCAGTTACCCCTGTGTTATGTGATACCACACTCTGGAAAACCCCAAACTTTGAGAGAAGGCTTTTTGTGGGGTGTCAGGAGCTGTTCATTGAATAGGAGAGCTTTAATGATTCTCATGCTTGAGCATAGCAACTGCTTGCACTGGAATGCTCACTCATGGAAACATAAGGGGGCCACTGCACCCTTCCCTATGCCCAACCTGGCAGGGTTGTAAGCACCTGATGCATGTCAGGGGTGGCCCCCAGTCAGATTTGAGTCCCACCATACTTATCAACCAGCAGTTGGGCTGCTTGATTCtggatacacacccaatgccttGGCCAAAACctacttacatctgtaatcaataaagttgtggcctaaaggtaaaggtacccctgaccattaggtccagtcgcggacaactctggggttgcggcgctcatctcgctctataggccgaggtagccggcgtttgtccgcgaaacagcttctgggtcatgtagctagcatgactaagccgcttctggcgaaccagagctgcgcACAGAAACAcagtcggagcggtacctatttatctacttgcactttgacgtgctttcgaactgctaggttggcaggagctgggaccgagcaacgggagctcaccccgtcacggggatttgaactgccgaccttctgatcagcaagccctaggctctgtggtttagaccacagcgacacccgTGTCCCAAACAAAGTTGTGGCCTAGTTCAACCCAATACCAATGCCTGGGTCTTATTTATGGTTGGCCCCTCACTGGGTCACAGGCATCATGCGCCTGAGTATGCAAACACGCCATCTTACTAGGATGGAACCCAGGGAATTTGTTGTCGGTTTGTTGCTTTTACTCCATTAACCAGAGGTGAGAGATTTGGTTCTTGAAGTTGTTCCCCAAACGAGCAGGCTCATAATTACAGGAGAACTCTTGTAACCCTTCCTGGTTATTCACAGGGATGCATTTTTGTGGGCAACcaaggcggcggtggcggctgctACAACTACAACTGCCCAATGGCCAATGTGCGCACAGGCACCGTGAGATTGTTACTGCAAATAATGGTCCACCCACAGATAAGGTAACTTACTACTGCTTTGTTGCATAGTAAATGTGACGTACCTTATAGCCAGTGGGTACCCCCTGATTGGGAAGTGCGACTTGGGGGAAAAGGACCAGAAATAGGTAGCAGAGTTATTGTGGATTTCAGTTATTGTCAGAACAATATGCAATGGCTTGATTTCGACATTACTGGCAGAAACATCCTTCACCAAGCTATGAGGGGGTTATGAAGAGCGCGCAGAAATATGAAATTTCTGGTGTAATTTGGTAAGTACACCTGATTGGAGGGTAAGGGTTCTTAATAGGTTTCTCTATGCATTTCCTTAAAGAAACCCGCCAAAAATCTTACCTGATCTGTATTCACTTTGGATTTCCTCCAGCTCATGCCACATCAGTTTTTCAAATCTAGCAATCCTTGCATGAAGCTTATTTTGGTCATTTTTCACTTGGTTCAGCTCTGCGTTAAATTGCTCTGTTTTATCAGTGCTTTCTATTCTTTTGCAGAGGAAATAATAACCATCATCCGTTTTCTTTTCCACTGTGTCCTTTTCAAATAAAGATTTATGATAAATCAATATAATTACACAATTTGGAACCGTTTTTACTGCCTCCCACAAAACTACATCTGAGTTACCTATTCTTTCCCATAAagactataaatattttaaattctacAGGATTATGTTTGTGGTGTTAGGGGAGGgaatagtacctctggtgggggacacactatgctccttctgaggtagtttgtccactttcagtccctaccctgcactcggctctcacctgtggctcctagaagctgtccatgagacagcagccacatcccaggaatggctttgactggttGGCTAAACCAGGTCAGGATAGCCGATGgctctcaaacccttggtgagttagggggCTTCCCCTACATGCAAAGACAGACTCTGGTGGGATTGAGGAGACGAGACCAATATTGGGTCCagcggtcaagaaggcagtttctgcatgtgctgtagagggaagtgaggggcagatgggattcatcaacctgggaaggtagcccatctaggagaaggaaaaccttGACCCTAAACATCTGCTattttgtgggatatctttgggagaagaaaaggctaaggagtgaacACAGTCGCTAAGGCAGTTGAATGGacccttgtacgcctccttcggGCAGCACCTGCAGCCAGGCCGGTGCCAAATATATCACTGCTTTCCTTTGTGCCACATCAGCGAGACTGAAAGGAGGGTGTCCtccttgtctgggcagcccaggacctccatacacactgcccagaaaTGCAACCCCAGAGAGaccatggtttgacttcacccccctaCCCAGAGCTGCACTCTGttgtctcaagacagatggatgccaatagaGTTCTATCCAACATTATGGCAATAGAATTTTATTCAACATTAGTCCTACTTAGATaagctgtaagccgcccagagtggctggggcaaccaagtcaggtagacagggtataaataataaaattattattattattagagtagATCCATTTAAGTGAATGGATGTAAGTTAGCCAtacacattaatttcagtgggtactAATGTTGGGTgcaacacatttttatttcagtttttaatCCTAGTAGACCAGGGTCTGTAGATTTTTATTACTTTGATAAATTTTTCAGCTGGCTCAGTTTTATATTAGATTGCTGtggttttttggtgctttttgTCCTTTTGGTGAGAGGaatcttccattttattttcttcgCATTTCTGTTCCACCAATatgcttcaaaacaaaacaaataaacagataGGCACCTGCCTCAATTATATGGGGAAGTGTCACTTTCAGGCAGCGGCCAAGAACTTGTGTTGGGCTAAAATGAGACAGGGTGGGGTAATAGTTATATAATGTTGTTCTAGGACTGGGGAGGCAGGTCTTCTAATTGCCATTATGCTCCCTGGGACAACCTTGGGACCGCTCACCATCctacagcctaacctacctcatagggctcTTGTGAGAGTAAAATTGACTTGTGGGGAGAAAGGACATGGGAACGATGTATGGCCACCTTGAGCCTCTTGCAataaaggtgagatataaatgcgaataaaaaaattaaaactgcaTCATGGAGCATGTTAAGGAcacattttataataataaaatgtgtgcctccaggcactcacacaggaccttcactgccttcactggttctgatttgaaagagaggtagagctgggtatcatccgcatactgatgaacacccagcccaaaccccctgatgatctctcccagcggctgcatgtagatgttaaaaagcatgggggagaggacagaaccctgaggcaccccacaagtgagagcccaggggtctgaacactcatcccccaccaccactttctgaacacggcccaggagggaggagcggaaccactgtataacagtgcccccagctcccaacccctctagatggtccagaaggatgttatggtcgatggtgtcaaaagccgctgagagatccagcaggactaggaaacagctctcacctttgtccctagcccgctggagatcatcatccagtgcgaccagggcagtttcagtcccatgatgaggcctgaatcccgactggaagggatccaaatggtccacttcttccaggcgtgcctggagttgttcattTTGAAATAGCAAGCAGCCATACttagacacgggtggcgctgtggtctaaatcacagagcctggggcttgctgatcagaaggtcagtggttcgaatccccgcaacggggtgagctcccattgctcggtcccagctcctgccaacctagcagttcgaaagcacgtcaaagtgcaagtagataaataggtaccgctacagcaggaaggtaaacggcgtttccgtgtgctgctctggttcgccagaagcggctttgtgacctggaagttgtacgccggctccctcggccaataaagtgagataagcaccacaaccctagagttgtccgcaactggacctaatggtcaggggtccctttacctgtataCTTAGACAATGCTCAACCACTTAACGAGAATCTTGCTCATTTATACAGTGCATTTCTTGTTGCCTTTGCTCTATTAACAAATAGAAATGTGAATTGTTAATAGTGGTTGCAAGCAATCCAAGAAAGTCTTTGAATATCTACTTGGGGCAGCTGAAATGAAAGATCCAGTCATCCTCTCATTGTGGTACTCTAGATATCTCCATTATCCTCTCCCATCAGCGATGAAATTAACTATGGCCAAAGGAATGTTCACCCTGTACTTGTTATTAGGGCAATAATGATTATTAAGAGAATGAACCTCCCCAAACCTGTCCTGTTAAAGGAAGGAGACAGTTTCTTCCTTGAAAATTCAAAGCAATCCAGCACTTGATATTTTTTGAGATTGCCAACATTGACCTTGATGTTTTAATATAGGAAATGTGACATTTTAAACTTGCTATATAATGTCAATAATTTAGGCTTAGCAGTTACTAAGATTTCAGGCTCTTGTATATAAGAACTGGATGTCTTTCTCCTGTGATGTGacttaatgaaatgaatgtttccAGCTGCATCCAGAATTTTGTGTGAGACATTTAATTCAGATAAACACTGAGAGCCCTAATCCTGGAACAAGGATTTCCTGAAGCTAAACACTCAACTTAAGTGATTGCATGGAGCCAGGAACTCTTCTACTGCCAAGAATCTAAACTAATTTAGAATGTCGCTCATTGAAAAGTAGGCACTTTgccatcccatagctgccaagttatccctttttttaagggaaattcccttatgctgaataggcttcctcgcgagaaaagggaaaacttggcagctatgtgccatcCATGGGAGGCTTATTAAAGCCACTGTGTTAAGATTCTGCTTGTGATGCAAAGTATGATACCCATAGTGGAAGgtaatttaattttttatgaTGCATGTTCCATTTAATAAAAGTAGAATTTTACCACTTGACAGCACTATGTTGAGCACAAGGGCTAAAATATTGCCCAATATCAGATCTCTGATAGTAATATTTGACCCCCTTATACTCAGATTCCTTTCATGTGCATTTGCTTTGCCTCTGCCCATTTTCCCTTCTCAGTTTATCCTAAGGGAACTCTCTCCCAATTTTCTCTTTGCCTGAGTtgtccctgctctccccagttcCCATTGCTTAAAGGGACACTATTCCACCTATGTGTGCCGTGAAAGTATTTAAGCCAATCTCAGTTTGCATTCCTTGTTGGAAAATCCTTCATTATGGGTACTTTCACAAGGTCTAGGTTCTAGTAAGTCTTCCTAGGGTCACTGTAACATCCATTAGAAGTAATAATTCTAATTATACTTACCAGTCTTTCTTTCACTGAATAAATACACTGATTTATGAGGCAGGCCTGCTCTTGCTCAGATTTCCTCAACTCATTTTCTATCCACTTCCGCTGGTTTTGGATTTGATCCTTAAAGTCATTTAAAACACCATTTATCCTAGCATTTAAAGATACCATTAGTGAATATTTATGCAACACAGTATGATAACTATATCCAGTTAAATTTGGAGACCTATCTCTATctgtccaaaaaaacaaaaccctcaaccTTTACATTTTAAGGTGGCTGGAATGTTACTAAGCTATATCTCACACAGGCCTTTTTATATTGTCTAATTTTGTGTCTGCTAAATATAACTCTCTCAAGGCAGTCAATTTTCATGTGTGGCAGCATCGATCAATCAAGTAAATATAGTCACCACAGAATCACATTTGAGATATATTTTGAATTCATTCCATATGCTTCCAAGTTTTGTGAAGTTCTGTATGTGAGATGAAATTCCTGACTTTCTGCTCAAGGGTGTAGATATCAGCGTAATACTTGGACCCACGTGTATTCCCAAATAAGAAGCaactaaaaaaagcaacaactgacATGAGTCATTTGATTCCATTCATTTTTCAGTATAATATGTTAGCTTATGAACACAATTTCTGAGCTAGAAAACCCaaagacttaaaaagaaaaaagctgaaCATAACATCCAGCTATGCAACAGGTGGGTGGAAGTATAAAAGGCCAGAATAATTCTGAGAAACAGAACTGGCTGAGAATATGAAATCTCCAAAGCGCAGCCTGAGGATCTGAAACGCAGGCCTAGTTAGACCATCCTGAAAGTAAGAGACGAAACGCCTTGATATGAACAGTGACAAAGCATGAGCCAGAGATGGGAGTCTCTCTGTGGGAGTGTGTACCTACATATATAACATCAGCAATAATTGGTGAAGTGACTCAAGGCTATGTTTTACTCATAGCTGAATCTATGTGATTTGTGGTTCACTTTAGCATGACTCATGTAGTTAAGTTTTGAATTTGTTATATATAGAAAAAGAGTCACAGAAAATCTAAGAAATTGGCAGGGAAAACCAGAAGCCCTGTGTAAAGAGACCTTAGTGTGGAGTGAAAAGTTGAAAGAGGTGGCTCACAAAAAAATAAACCTTGAGCCTCATAAtgcgttccctccccccccccataaaaagacATTTCGCATTAATGTCTCCAGTAAGCAAAGTTATTGTTACATTTCTGAATACTTCCGcacattaaaacaacacaaaacaaaacaaagaaaacacttgcacacacacaaaaaattaaacCATCAAGAAGGGGGCTAGGCGAAATTCTTTCTCCCGGATGTGCTCAATTTCTATACAAAGGGATTTATAAATGCAGGGAAAGAAGGTGCAAACATCTTTGCACATGCATAATCTCTGGGCTATGGTTCATAATAAATGGCTACAATAAAGGGAGAAAGTGcaattcttcctttgctttttgaGGGGCAAGAGTATCTCTTTGGCCATTTACTCTGTGACCAATATTCTTAGGTTTCTATCAAACTTTTCTCACAAGTTTGTCAGGATTCCCAAAAGCATGTAAataaatgtttctgttttgctctcTCATAACAATTCCATTGGCCTAAACTAGGTGTGCTAATGTAGTTAAAAAGCTTCCACCACCTACTTGAGATCCAGGAGCTGCAATTCATGGTGTTGATTTCCTTGTACTGCCTTCAAATTTGAGTTTTGCTCGGAGTTTGAAGTGTCAATCTTGCCTAAAAGCTGCATTACCTAATAAGAATTCAACAGGGAACACTATAAGGCAGAATTCCAGCACTTACATTAAATACACATTATTGCTGCAGTGAGTGGGAAAAGCCAGAATTTTCAACACGCCCATTCTTAAAAGCTTTTCTCAGAATTAATTTAACTCAGTAATAAAGGCTTGCCATCAACTGATACACAATAATTTAGTACCCAGCAGAATTCCTCTGATTGAATTATGTGTATAGACAACTCTTAAAACCGAGTGAATTTAGTGTGGCTTTCAGGAGCAGTTATAACTGACTAAAATGTTAGGGTCATGATATAGTTGAAGAGTACATAAGGGTACTTAGATAATATTGAGGAAAAATCAGTTTTATATTTGGGAAATGTATCCTGAGGTACAACTGCTCTACAATTAACTGCAG
This region of Zootoca vivipara chromosome 11, rZooViv1.1, whole genome shotgun sequence genomic DNA includes:
- the FAM81B gene encoding protein FAM81B: MSTENTTEPIKHLDKSQSQPFLPTIPHVSGSRVHSLEDRLSNQERTTAVLLDQAFRIKDGLVSYLHGNKGIQQGETAARQLLENHIQTITSIVKKLSHDIEVLERQIKSRDDATSGTNFAMQSLDHKHLQGVGDLRGRVARCDASIAKLSGDINIIRHEISKQEKEIHAIKSTVENYANNLELKVMQLLGKIDTSNSEQNSNLKAVQGNQHHELQLLDLKINGVLNDFKDQIQNQRKWIENELRKSEQEQACLINQCIYSVKERLDTVEKKTDDGYYFLCKRIESTDKTEQFNAELNQVKNDQNKLHARIARFEKLMWHELEEIQSEYRSGFQSIRDSLNALKQIQTTKLKLEEEKFKQDMKKIRRKITEIQED